A window of the Cytophagaceae bacterium genome harbors these coding sequences:
- a CDS encoding 30S ribosomal protein S16: MAVKIRLARRGRKKMPIYDIVVADAKSPRDGRFIEKLGQYNPHTTPASINLKADRALYWLQVGAQPTDTTRKILSVNGVMIKKHLQIGVTKGAITQEQADAKFEAWSNEKAELRAKKIAKLAGDKNSQKIAALDIERKKKEEKEAAVLKAEQALIDAANQAEAAQKASEESAAVETEVEAEVVAEETPSVEEVAAPEATTEVTEASEEAPAAE, from the coding sequence ATGGCTGTTAAAATCAGATTAGCAAGAAGAGGTCGTAAAAAAATGCCTATTTACGATATCGTTGTTGCAGACGCTAAGTCACCACGTGATGGTAGATTTATCGAGAAACTTGGTCAATATAACCCTCATACTACTCCGGCTTCAATTAACTTGAAAGCTGATAGAGCTTTGTATTGGTTGCAAGTAGGTGCTCAACCAACTGACACCACTAGAAAAATATTGTCAGTTAATGGTGTAATGATAAAAAAACACCTTCAGATTGGTGTTACTAAAGGTGCAATTACTCAGGAACAAGCCGATGCAAAATTCGAAGCCTGGAGTAATGAAAAAGCAGAACTTAGAGCTAAAAAAATCGCAAAACTAGCTGGCGATAAAAACTCTCAGAAAATTGCTGCTTTAGATATCGAGCGTAAGAAAAAAGAAGAAAAAGAGGCAGCAGTTTTAAAAGCTGAGCAAGCTCTTATTGATGCTGCTAATCAAGCTGAAGCAGCACAGAAAGCTTCAGAAGAAAGTGCCGCTGTGGAAACAGAAGTAGAAGCTGAGGTTGTTGCTGAAGAAACTCCATCTGTTGAAGAAGTTGCAGCACCAGAGGCTACAACCGAAGTTACAGAAGCTTCAGAAGAAGCACCTGCAGCTGAATAA
- the rimM gene encoding 16S rRNA processing protein RimM, translating into MKKNECYSLGKITKSHGLKGEVTIYLDVDQPENYKKLDVILLDIKGELIPYDVEKIQIRGKKSILKLKEITSIEETEKVVNAEVFLPLIALPKLKGNRFYYHEIIGYNIYDSNSEKEIGKIKAIYESTGNDLFAVDHNGVEILIPIVDQFIKKIDHQNTTIELNIPDGLVDVYLNS; encoded by the coding sequence ATGAAAAAAAACGAGTGTTATTCTCTGGGAAAAATCACTAAATCACATGGATTAAAAGGTGAAGTGACAATTTATCTCGATGTAGATCAACCAGAAAATTATAAAAAACTTGACGTTATCCTTTTAGACATAAAAGGTGAATTGATTCCATACGATGTAGAGAAAATACAGATTAGAGGGAAAAAGTCAATTCTAAAATTGAAAGAAATAACCTCAATTGAAGAAACCGAGAAAGTCGTCAATGCTGAAGTATTCCTTCCATTAATTGCTTTGCCAAAACTAAAAGGGAATAGGTTTTATTATCATGAAATAATTGGCTATAATATTTATGATAGTAACTCTGAAAAAGAAATTGGTAAAATAAAGGCAATATATGAAAGTACGGGCAATGATTTGTTTGCTGTTGACCATAATGGCGTTGAAATTTTAATTCCCATCGTTGATCAATTCATCAAAAAAATTGATCACCAAAATACTACTATTGAATTAAATATCCCTGATGGCTTGGTAGATGTATATTTAAATTCCTGA
- the trmD gene encoding tRNA (guanosine(37)-N1)-methyltransferase TrmD — MRIDIITCQPGLIEGFFSQSIVKNAQSNGHVSIYIHDLRKYGQGNYKQIDDYQYGGGAGMVLMVEPLANCIRDLQKQVNFDEIIYMTPDGENLNQKTVNFLSLKLNILIICGHYKGIDERIREIFVTREISIGDYVLSGGELAAAVFTDALVRLIPGVLNDETSALTDSFQDNLLAPPVYSRPAVFEGLEVPSVLLSGNEKIINEWRLEKSIERTQNRRPDLLDF, encoded by the coding sequence ATGCGAATTGATATAATAACTTGTCAACCCGGACTGATTGAAGGGTTCTTTTCGCAGTCAATTGTGAAAAATGCTCAATCAAATGGCCATGTTTCCATATATATTCACGACCTAAGAAAATATGGACAGGGAAACTATAAGCAAATCGATGATTATCAATATGGAGGTGGTGCCGGTATGGTATTGATGGTTGAGCCACTGGCTAATTGCATCCGGGATTTACAGAAACAGGTTAATTTTGATGAGATAATTTACATGACCCCAGACGGTGAGAATTTGAATCAAAAAACTGTAAATTTCTTGTCATTAAAGCTAAATATTTTAATAATCTGTGGGCATTATAAAGGCATAGATGAAAGAATTAGAGAGATATTTGTAACCAGAGAAATTTCAATCGGTGATTATGTATTATCTGGTGGTGAATTGGCAGCTGCTGTCTTTACTGATGCCCTCGTTAGGCTTATACCGGGTGTATTAAATGATGAAACTTCAGCACTAACAGACTCATTCCAGGATAATCTTTTAGCCCCCCCCGTTTATTCGCGTCCGGCAGTGTTTGAAGGCCTTGAAGTTCCTTCGGTTTTACTATCCGGGAATGAAAAAATAATCAATGAATGGAGACTGGAGAAGTCAATAGAAAGGACTCAAAACAGAAGGCCCGATTTGTTGGATTTTTGA